CGTTGCTGCTGCTGATAGCGCTGTTCGCGCGAGAGCTGGTCGTCGTCGCTCAGCGCTACCAGTAATTCGTTCATATGCGCAATCACATTCTCCTGCAGGGCCGCATCTACCTGTACTTTCACATCATCAAAGTGAGACATATAACCTCCGTGGTGGCCGGGCTCAGACCATCCTCCGCCCGGCGTCGCGTTCATTGGGCAAAACTGCTCCGGCAATTGTACCGCTATAGCCGCCGATATTTTACTGATAGCTAAAAAATTATCGTCCGGCTGTTTTATTGCAATCATCGGGTGCCACAGGCATCATGTTAACTGATTTAACAAGGAGAACACATGCAGGAATTGATTTCGCTCTTTAATGAATACGGTATCAGTATTAATCACACCACCTCACTGGTCGCCATTCTCGGTATTATTATTCTGACCGCTGTTGTAGTGCATTTTATTTTACACCGCATTGTGTTGCGGGCCTTTGAAAAACGCGCCGCCGCCAGTAGCCATTTATGGTTGCAGATAATCACCCAGAATAAACTTTTCCAGCGGCTGGCATTTATGCTTCAGGGGATAATTGTCCAGTTGCAGTGTGTGTTGTGGCTCCATAAAGACAGTGAAACCGCCGTCATTATTGTGACCATCGCCCAACTGTGGATTATGCTGTATGCCCTGCTCTCTTTTTTCTCGCTGCTGGATGTGATTTACCAGTTATCCGTAAAATATCCGGTGGCGTCGCATCTGCCGCTTAAAGGCATTATTCAGGGGGTGAAGCTCCTGTCTGCCATTGTGGTCGGTATCCTGATGATTTCACTGCTGATTGGTAAATCCCCGGCGATTTTAATCAGCGGCCTGGGGGCCATGGCCGCAGTGCTGATGCTGGTGTTTAAAGATCCGATTCTCGGCCTGGTTGCCGGGATCCAGCTGTCGGCAAATAACATGCTGCGCCTGGGGGACTGGCTGGAAATGCCGAAATACGGGGCCGATGGCGCAGTCACCGATATCGGGCTGACAACGGTCAAAGTACGCAACTGGGATAATACCATTACCACCATCCCGACATATTCCCTGGTCTCGGACGCCTTTAAAAACTGGAGCGGCATGTCGCAGTCTGGCGGCCGGAGAATCAAGCGCAGCATTAATATTGATACCGCCAGTATTCATTTTCTGAGCCCGCAGCAGGAGCAAAAACTGATCCGCTCGCGGCTGCTGAAGCCCTATCTGGAAGAGCGGCGCAAAGAAATTAATGCCTGGAACCACGGGCAGAATGACGAGGGCATCAATCAGCGCCGCTTAACCAATATTGGCACCTTCCGGGTCTACCTTACCGAGTATTTGCGTAACCACCCGCGTATCCGCAAGGATATGACCCTGATGGTGCGCCAGCTGGAGCCCGGTGTCAGCGGGTTACCGGTGGAGATTTACGCCTTTACCAATACGGTCGTCTGGCTGGAATATGAAGCTATTCAGTCGGATATCTTCGACCATATCCTGGCCATTATTGACGAGTTTGATTTACGCATCCACCAGTCGCCGACGGGGTATGATGTGCGTAGCGGGCTTGGCGGCACACGCCAGGCGCCTGAGGCGGGCTAATTCCGGCGCCGGCAGGCAGCTGCTCTGCCGGTGACCGCAAACAGTTTAATGATATTCATTATTTGTACCAGCGGGTTAAACATATCAAACCAATAGCGGCAGCCTGTCATTCTTAACCGTTTGTTACGCCAGCTTTTTTAGCTGACATTAATTTTTTTGCCATTTTCTGCCTATAGCCATTTTTTATGCCGGTGATATAAAAATAACATTCCGCTGTATCACCCGTCCTTTTATTCTGCTGAGGTGGATATGAAATTTATTATCAATGCCAACCAGTTAATTATTAAAATCGGCAGTGGTCATTGTGCATTTCCTAACACCGCCAGCGGTTACCGGGCGATGACAGCACAATGGCAACAGTGGCGGATGCAGAATCAGCAACAAAAAAATATTTGCTGTTAATGTTTCCCCCCGCCTGTTCCTTACTATAATTATTTAACCGGCGCTGTTATTAACAAGTGCGTTCATTGCATGTCTTTTCATGCTTTATTTCGCTAATAAACCCAACGCGCCCTGTAATTAACCACCTGAAAGGGAGAATACAATGAGTAATAATGAATGGCTGCAGGCTATCGGGCTCACTATTATTGTTGCAGCCCTGATAGGTATGTTTATGCGTCTGGATCGCGTGCTCTATAAAAAACACGACGGCAACCAGCAGTAACCGTCGGTATCGCCCCCGTTACGGTGCCTCATCCGGGGGTGGTGCCATTAACGTAATGGCCATCTCCATGGCGGCGCGGGTCTCCGGCGCCAGCTGATGCTGCTTTCCTGCCAGGGTGGTGCGCAGCATTCCGGCAATCACCAGCGATTTTGGCGCCAGGCCAAATTCATGAATTTCCAGTACCACCTGACCAATAACCCGGCACATTTCCGGGAAAAGCGGATGATTGCGATAGTCCATATGCCCTCCTTTTTCGCTGCTGCTAAGGGTAACATATTTCTCCGCCACACCGCCCTCGGTGCTGAGCAGCCACAGGCGCTGCCGCTCTGGCAGCGCCTGTGGGGTTATCAGGCGTGTTTGATCATCACGTGGCGCACCACGGTGTAATCTTCCAGGCCATACATCGACATATCTTTCCCGTAGCCAGACATCTTCTGGCCGCCGTGGGGCATTTCACTGACCAGCGTAAAGTGGGTATTCACCCAGGTGCAGCCATATTGCAGCTGTGCGCTGAGCCGGTGCGCCCGGCCAACATCCCGGGTCCAGACGGATGACGCCAGCCCGTACTGGGAGTCGTTGGCGTAAGCCAGCGCCTGGGCTTCGTCGTTAAAGGGGGTGATGCTGACCACCGGGCCAAACACCTCGCGCTGGACAATATCATCCTCCTGGCGTGCCCCGGCCAGTACCGTAGGCTGGAAGAAGTAACCGCCCCCC
This Shimwellia blattae DSM 4481 = NBRC 105725 DNA region includes the following protein-coding sequences:
- a CDS encoding mechanosensitive ion channel family protein, with protein sequence MQELISLFNEYGISINHTTSLVAILGIIILTAVVVHFILHRIVLRAFEKRAAASSHLWLQIITQNKLFQRLAFMLQGIIVQLQCVLWLHKDSETAVIIVTIAQLWIMLYALLSFFSLLDVIYQLSVKYPVASHLPLKGIIQGVKLLSAIVVGILMISLLIGKSPAILISGLGAMAAVLMLVFKDPILGLVAGIQLSANNMLRLGDWLEMPKYGADGAVTDIGLTTVKVRNWDNTITTIPTYSLVSDAFKNWSGMSQSGGRRIKRSINIDTASIHFLSPQQEQKLIRSRLLKPYLEERRKEINAWNHGQNDEGINQRRLTNIGTFRVYLTEYLRNHPRIRKDMTLMVRQLEPGVSGLPVEIYAFTNTVVWLEYEAIQSDIFDHILAIIDEFDLRIHQSPTGYDVRSGLGGTRQAPEAG
- a CDS encoding DUF2767 family protein, translating into MDYRNHPLFPEMCRVIGQVVLEIHEFGLAPKSLVIAGMLRTTLAGKQHQLAPETRAAMEMAITLMAPPPDEAP
- a CDS encoding DUF2526 family protein, whose amino-acid sequence is MSHFDDVKVQVDAALQENVIAHMNELLVALSDDDQLSREQRYQQQQRLRVAVAHHGKSEREDARAPEDERREHLTRGGKIA